From Butyricimonas paravirosa, one genomic window encodes:
- a CDS encoding TlpA family protein disulfide reductase encodes MKHIISILLLLAAIGCKQKGPTEITGSVDRGEYSGFQLFIVDGDKRDSLLVDSQTGLFSLQLDGDAPRMVTLMGVVGTEQNKWPFEQALHIEPGGKVKLDIRFKSRRAKIEVDKKDRNNAALITYNCFYLDKSRSIWENPPVANELKNSMSEIYTRVNDVMEEFRPANMVENYLRIQAYLSFMQALDGVTYMYSRNGETLPDGMDEFLPPVYEILDNPIALFFYNTNTFVFNYLKRERETPEEQLQLLKERFTVPSIVASVSRLIVQNFVTNYNYKNGFEEGLLRLKNMTTDLGDEGQKLVKDFESKKYSIEGAVLPDVTLEDVDGHVHKLTDFRGKYLYIDLWASWCAPCCQEVPYLQKLEKQLKNPAVEFISISLDTNKEAWKKKMKQLKMHGYQYIVTGDQFATMMNIKGIPHFLLYSKDGTLMQYKADRPSSGDKIRNVLTRLK; translated from the coding sequence ATGAAACATATAATCAGTATCCTCCTTTTGCTTGCAGCTATCGGTTGCAAGCAAAAAGGACCCACTGAGATCACCGGATCGGTGGATCGAGGTGAATACTCGGGGTTTCAATTGTTTATTGTTGATGGGGATAAGAGGGATTCTTTGTTGGTTGATAGCCAAACAGGACTTTTTTCGCTTCAACTGGATGGTGATGCTCCTCGGATGGTAACCTTGATGGGAGTTGTGGGAACCGAGCAAAACAAGTGGCCGTTTGAACAGGCGTTGCATATTGAACCGGGCGGAAAAGTAAAGCTTGATATTCGATTTAAGAGTAGACGGGCGAAAATCGAGGTTGATAAGAAGGACCGGAACAATGCGGCATTGATAACTTATAATTGTTTTTACCTGGATAAAAGTCGGTCTATATGGGAAAATCCACCCGTGGCGAATGAATTGAAAAATAGCATGAGTGAAATTTATACTCGTGTAAATGACGTGATGGAAGAATTTCGCCCTGCGAATATGGTGGAAAACTATCTACGGATACAGGCATATTTATCTTTTATGCAGGCTTTGGATGGCGTGACTTACATGTACTCCCGTAACGGAGAAACGTTACCCGATGGAATGGATGAATTTTTACCCCCAGTTTACGAAATCTTGGATAATCCGATCGCCTTGTTTTTTTATAACACAAATACTTTCGTATTCAATTACCTGAAAAGGGAACGGGAGACTCCGGAGGAACAACTTCAACTATTGAAAGAACGTTTTACCGTTCCGTCTATAGTGGCCTCTGTAAGTCGGCTGATTGTGCAAAATTTCGTGACAAACTATAATTACAAAAATGGTTTTGAAGAAGGCTTGCTGCGTTTGAAAAATATGACAACCGATTTAGGGGATGAAGGGCAAAAATTGGTAAAAGACTTCGAATCCAAAAAGTATTCTATAGAAGGAGCGGTTTTACCCGACGTGACATTGGAAGACGTGGACGGTCATGTTCATAAACTAACGGATTTTCGAGGAAAATATCTTTACATAGACCTGTGGGCCTCGTGGTGTGCCCCGTGTTGTCAGGAAGTTCCCTACTTGCAGAAACTGGAAAAACAATTAAAGAATCCGGCGGTGGAATTTATCAGTATCTCGCTCGATACGAATAAAGAGGCATGGAAGAAAAAGATGAAACAATTAAAGATGCATGGTTATCAATATATCGTGACCGGAGATCAATTCGCCACGATGATGAACATCAAAGGAATACCTCATTTCCTGCTTTATAGTAAAGACGGGACTTTGATGCAGTACAAGGCAGATCGCCCTTCTTCAGGCGATAAAATACGAAATGTGCTGACTCGATTAAAATAA
- a CDS encoding Rpn family recombination-promoting nuclease/putative transposase, giving the protein MARENYVRFDWATKRLLRQKSNFVILEGFLSTLLGERIKIDRMLESEGNQQHAEDKFNRVDMLAENSKGELVIIEVQNNRELDYFHRMLYGVSKAITEYITKGEPYSQVKKVYSINIVYFDLGQGEDYVYHGNTSFEGIHKHDTLKLSLRQREQFIRENAGDLFPEYYVLRVNEFDKLAKTPLDEWIAFLKTGEIADNTKTSGLSEARELLRLDNLSPKERASYEAHLSALQYQRSVIQSGWIEGKAEGKAEGKVEGKAEGLIEGKAEGLAEGEKKKALTIAKQAKEMGMSIENILLLTGLKKEELPF; this is encoded by the coding sequence ATGGCACGAGAAAATTATGTACGATTCGACTGGGCAACCAAACGATTGTTAAGACAAAAATCAAACTTCGTGATTCTCGAGGGATTCCTCTCCACGTTACTGGGAGAACGTATCAAAATTGATCGTATGCTGGAAAGCGAGGGCAACCAGCAACATGCTGAAGATAAATTCAACAGGGTCGACATGCTGGCTGAAAACAGTAAAGGTGAACTCGTTATTATCGAAGTACAGAACAACCGGGAGCTGGACTATTTTCATCGTATGTTGTATGGAGTATCAAAGGCTATTACCGAATACATCACGAAAGGAGAACCCTACTCGCAAGTTAAAAAAGTATACTCCATAAACATCGTGTACTTTGACCTAGGACAAGGGGAAGACTATGTATATCACGGGAACACTTCTTTCGAAGGAATTCATAAACATGATACACTTAAACTATCTTTACGACAACGAGAACAGTTCATCAGAGAGAATGCCGGAGATCTTTTTCCTGAATACTACGTGCTACGTGTCAACGAATTTGATAAACTAGCTAAAACTCCCCTTGACGAATGGATAGCTTTCTTGAAAACAGGTGAAATTGCCGACAACACAAAGACTAGCGGATTATCCGAAGCCCGAGAATTACTACGTCTTGACAATCTTAGTCCCAAAGAACGTGCCAGCTATGAAGCACATTTGAGCGCCCTACAATATCAACGCAGCGTGATCCAATCCGGCTGGATTGAAGGAAAAGCAGAAGGGAAGGCAGAAGGAAAGGTAGAAGGGAAAGCGGAAGGACTGATTGAAGGGAAGGCGGAGGGATTAGCGGAAGGAGAAAAAAAGAAGGCTTTGACGATAGCGAAACAAGCAAAAGAAATGGGTATGTCCATCGAAAATATTCTTTTACTAACAGGATTAAAAAAAGAAGAACTCCCATTTTAA
- a CDS encoding DUF6266 family protein, with product MASLKDSLLDGMSGKLDKYIIYRVGNETFIRKRPKKVSNPKSEKQQMQRAKLPGAQTMYKALEGSLLKEICNLAARYNEKRSGYHWFLGKNMNLFGANNYIDYSRLEFSDGSQQLPFGTTMKQPQPNAVELHWTDNSSSITAQSTDRLMVAVIFDNEPYTPVLLEDTNTLRKDGYARVTLPEGEWQTAHLYCFFGRDDLKNFSPGIHFQVTKS from the coding sequence ATGGCATCATTGAAAGACTCTCTACTGGACGGTATGTCGGGAAAGCTGGATAAATACATCATTTACCGGGTGGGAAACGAAACGTTTATCCGGAAAAGGCCCAAAAAGGTAAGCAATCCTAAAAGCGAGAAACAACAGATGCAACGGGCAAAACTTCCGGGAGCGCAAACCATGTATAAAGCTCTGGAAGGTAGCCTGTTAAAAGAAATCTGCAATCTAGCAGCCCGGTATAACGAGAAACGTTCAGGGTATCACTGGTTCCTAGGTAAAAACATGAACCTGTTCGGGGCGAACAATTACATCGACTATTCCCGTCTGGAGTTTTCGGACGGTAGCCAACAATTGCCTTTCGGAACCACGATGAAACAGCCCCAACCCAATGCCGTGGAACTGCATTGGACAGATAACTCCAGCTCGATCACTGCACAATCCACCGATCGGTTAATGGTAGCCGTAATATTTGACAACGAACCTTATACCCCAGTATTACTGGAAGATACAAATACCCTACGAAAAGATGGTTACGCACGAGTTACTCTACCAGAAGGCGAATGGCAAACTGCACATCTATACTGTTTCTTCGGACGGGATGATTTGAAAAACTTCTCTCCCGGAATTCATTTTCAAGTGACGAAATCTTAA
- a CDS encoding DUF4251 domain-containing protein, which translates to MKKIIFLLAMTTFLFSDFAMQAQTKKELRAKRKAHRECMRMHNRMVREQQNMIAYQDAVKALKSNSWVLQANTLFNNFGAAIPVTNNLNFVAMDNNQVSLQLAFNGFNPGPNGLGGITLTGWPSSINERVDKNGNITYTFNVMGAALFAQVTVRLGYGSNYSTVTVSSNTNGRELTFSGNLVPYSQSNIFQSGFSF; encoded by the coding sequence ATGAAAAAAATTATTTTTTTATTGGCAATGACTACATTCCTGTTCAGTGATTTTGCAATGCAAGCACAAACAAAAAAAGAACTACGGGCTAAAAGAAAGGCTCACAGGGAATGCATGAGGATGCACAACAGAATGGTTCGCGAGCAACAAAACATGATCGCCTACCAAGATGCGGTTAAAGCACTTAAAAGTAACAGTTGGGTATTACAGGCCAACACATTGTTTAACAATTTCGGGGCAGCTATTCCCGTAACGAACAATTTGAACTTCGTGGCCATGGACAACAATCAGGTTTCATTGCAATTGGCATTCAACGGATTTAATCCCGGACCGAACGGTTTAGGTGGAATCACGCTCACCGGCTGGCCTTCCAGCATTAACGAAAGAGTTGACAAAAACGGAAATATCACTTACACGTTCAACGTGATGGGCGCCGCTTTATTCGCTCAAGTTACCGTTCGCCTCGGCTACGGGAGTAATTACTCGACAGTAACCGTAAGCTCAAACACAAATGGAAGAGAGTTGACTTTCTCCGGGAATTTAGTTCCTTACAGCCAGTCCAACATTTTCCAGAGTGGATTCAGTTTTTAA
- a CDS encoding sigma factor — MFTILDKKRYFEQLFRENYTRLYYYALSFLNDSELARDVVSNVFEAVWVGRDRLEFSSSLVPFVYRLVRNVGVS, encoded by the coding sequence ATGTTTACTATATTGGATAAAAAACGTTATTTCGAACAATTGTTCCGGGAAAATTATACCCGGTTGTATTATTATGCCCTTAGTTTTCTGAATGATAGCGAACTTGCTAGAGATGTGGTGAGTAATGTGTTTGAGGCCGTGTGGGTGGGACGGGATCGGTTGGAATTTTCCAGTTCTCTGGTTCCTTTTGTATATCGGCTCGTTCGTAATGTTGGGGTGAGTTGA
- a CDS encoding DUF4843 domain-containing protein, giving the protein MRNITYIFTGCLFVIFGMGLISCNEQDYKLFDSSRTGIYFTEDSVVYSFGVTKLEVTSYEMKLPMKIMGAPVKEVRSFKVEVVAAKTTAEAGVHYTLPTELIIEPDSVNGVLPVTVLREHLGSDGYWQVAFRLLATDDFEPETEVGTVSIASFNNVVEPPQWKDWSGKVTWPDYKLGVWDPVKWVKFMEYFRAMEETVPATYKGMVDMYGPNLENVQYGWMDEYNYAATKYILTPMYDFFAANPELLQSGKNDIPKPY; this is encoded by the coding sequence ATGAGAAACATAACATATATATTCACCGGTTGCCTGTTCGTGATATTCGGCATGGGATTGATCTCCTGCAATGAACAGGATTACAAGTTGTTCGATTCTTCCCGTACGGGAATTTACTTCACGGAAGACAGCGTGGTATATTCTTTCGGGGTGACGAAACTGGAAGTTACTTCCTACGAGATGAAACTCCCCATGAAAATCATGGGGGCTCCGGTTAAAGAAGTGCGTTCTTTCAAGGTGGAAGTCGTGGCAGCCAAGACCACGGCAGAGGCAGGTGTACACTATACCTTGCCAACCGAATTGATTATCGAACCGGATTCCGTGAATGGTGTGTTACCGGTAACGGTATTGCGTGAACATTTGGGAAGTGACGGGTATTGGCAGGTGGCTTTCCGTTTACTGGCAACGGATGATTTTGAACCGGAGACAGAGGTCGGAACCGTGTCTATCGCTTCTTTCAATAATGTCGTGGAACCTCCGCAATGGAAAGATTGGTCAGGTAAGGTCACGTGGCCGGATTATAAATTGGGGGTATGGGATCCCGTGAAATGGGTTAAATTCATGGAATATTTTCGGGCAATGGAAGAGACCGTTCCGGCTACTTACAAAGGAATGGTGGATATGTACGGGCCGAATCTGGAAAATGTACAATACGGGTGGATGGACGAGTATAATTACGCCGCGACCAAGTACATACTGACCCCGATGTATGACTTCTTTGCCGCGAACCCGGAATTATTGCAAAGCGGGAAAAATGATATTCCGAAACCGTATTGA
- a CDS encoding RagB/SusD family nutrient uptake outer membrane protein codes for MKIGFKNIMVLLALLLGGSSCDSFLDVQPKGEVLEGDLLKDAKGFENALYGVYAKMGATNLYGQNLSYSALDLMAQYYTSTNNEEVEPLIKYDYKNTKAEDLFYNIWCDMYSNIAYANNVLEHLDKFSPSDMQFYNIYKGEALGLRAFMHFDLLRIFSEQITENESADGIPYSTRFSLFAPDILKSKDVYKRIISDLRSAEQLLDDEELYASVSSNANFLKDQNIHFNLQAVQATLARVYLTEGTLDSALYYAQQVIQAPGLSLLDYTDIAGDLAGKLSSKETVFGIYSKNFAEPVIKILHNSQSAYSFEMRYNIQQLYQIDGAGNDYRWGAWYTYNNTGKYWKLDKLTDTYVLNNTEYNRPAGEIRGINMIRLPEMYYIAAESALKLGNYDQALDYFNELLESRGLVALDDRLPAETLTVDKITDDRYKEFVGEGQSFYHMKRLNLNILNVEGQTVTADKKIYVVDIPSQEFEFRR; via the coding sequence ATGAAGATAGGATTTAAAAATATAATGGTACTTTTAGCCTTACTCCTTGGGGGAAGTTCCTGTGACAGTTTTTTGGACGTGCAACCTAAAGGTGAGGTACTGGAAGGTGATTTACTGAAAGATGCGAAGGGATTTGAGAATGCCCTTTACGGGGTCTATGCCAAGATGGGGGCAACTAACTTGTACGGGCAGAATCTGAGTTATTCCGCCTTGGATTTGATGGCTCAATATTATACCTCTACAAATAACGAAGAGGTTGAACCACTTATAAAATATGACTATAAGAATACGAAAGCGGAAGATCTTTTTTATAATATCTGGTGTGATATGTATTCCAATATCGCCTATGCGAATAACGTGTTGGAACATCTGGACAAATTCTCCCCTTCGGATATGCAATTTTACAATATCTATAAAGGAGAGGCTTTGGGGCTGCGTGCCTTCATGCATTTTGACCTGTTGCGTATTTTCAGCGAGCAAATCACGGAGAACGAAAGTGCTGACGGGATTCCTTATTCAACCCGGTTCTCCTTGTTTGCCCCGGACATTCTGAAATCTAAAGACGTGTACAAGCGGATTATTTCTGATTTGAGGTCGGCAGAGCAATTATTGGATGACGAGGAACTGTATGCGTCAGTCTCTTCGAACGCTAATTTCTTGAAAGACCAGAATATCCATTTTAACTTGCAGGCCGTGCAAGCGACTCTGGCAAGGGTTTACTTGACGGAAGGAACACTCGATAGTGCCTTGTATTACGCGCAGCAAGTGATACAAGCTCCCGGTCTTTCCCTGTTGGATTACACGGATATTGCCGGAGATCTGGCGGGAAAATTGTCATCCAAGGAAACGGTATTCGGAATTTATTCAAAGAATTTTGCCGAACCGGTGATTAAGATATTGCACAACTCCCAGTCTGCGTATTCTTTCGAAATGCGTTATAATATTCAACAATTATACCAGATTGACGGGGCCGGGAATGATTACCGCTGGGGTGCATGGTACACGTATAACAACACGGGAAAATACTGGAAACTGGATAAACTGACAGATACTTACGTGCTGAATAACACGGAATATAACCGTCCGGCAGGTGAGATCCGCGGAATCAACATGATACGCTTACCCGAAATGTATTATATCGCGGCCGAGAGTGCCTTGAAGTTGGGTAATTACGATCAAGCTCTTGATTATTTTAACGAGTTGTTGGAAAGTCGGGGATTAGTTGCTTTAGACGATAGACTTCCGGCTGAAACCTTGACCGTTGACAAAATCACGGATGATCGATATAAAGAATTTGTCGGGGAAGGACAATCCTTCTACCACATGAAACGATTGAACCTGAATATTCTTAATGTCGAGGGACAGACCGTAACTGCCGACAAGAAAATTTACGTGGTGGACATCCCGTCACAAGAGTTCGAATTTAGAAGATGA
- a CDS encoding SusC/RagA family TonB-linked outer membrane protein has protein sequence MKKKRNTWYRYGKIPCKKSLCIMRLTLLLMIGFVFQLSATGVAQSVKIEKQHQTLETVFEQVESQTGLLIMFSNNELDVNRKITLDVRKYTLNELFRKVLEGTNMDFDLEQNYVIIRPARPVAVRDSVVKTNKIKGVIVDAHGEPLPGVTVVAKRGEILVTGAASDGSGKFEIVVPADIRDLTFTFVGYKTAIVPVELDKEMTIRMEEEVSEVDEVVVTGYFTKSKSSYTGAVKSVTAEQLKTISGTNVVAALAALTPGLNLVERSELGSNPNHVPELLLRGMSSFSDGTTQVNQPTIVLDGVEISMQELYDLDINEIENITVLKDASATALYGSRAASGVIVVERKKLTEGSMRVAYNFTGNVQFPYLKDYDMLNAAQKLEYERLAGLYTSEVKKDAWGNITNEGEQYALDKLYNERYQEVQRGVDTDWLSQPARTAFSHDHSLRLYGGASNIRYELSGRFNNVQGVMKEDYRRRYNLGFKLEYHVQNKLTMANRTTYSEVNYKQSPYGAFSKYVEMNPYDRIYDQYGEYNKNLSWNLDNPLYEASLGNYDISKDKSISNTTDFRWEINKMFRLSGNFNITVTDSNNEVFKSPDSQDFKDETELSKKGSLTQKNGSGVSYAGTLTGAFNLMTDNNSLYSVNAGVEIRKETSESSTMTGVGFYDDALNFMGQAAGYSDQKPTGTQAVSTELGFFVNGNYMYNNRYYADVVYRVTGSSKFGANNRYGSFWSAGLGWNIHNESFITSSKIDILKIRGSLGYTGKVNFSPFQAMTMYQYSGDLEYLNGIGAIPQGIGNKDLGWERELSYNVGTDISLFNRRLNFTFDVYLKKTTDLVLDASRAPSTGTTSAKENIGEMENKGLEFQVDGMLVQRNDFYWQVAATGSMNRNRILKINSALKKANEDANKVDSKTPLAQYEEGESTSALKVVKSAGIDPATGQEVFIKLNGERTFEYSADDKFVIGDTEPRFRGTVSTNLFYKGFSLYLLGRYECGAYLYNTTRATKVEGADPKKNADKRVFSSRWKNPGDIAFYKDIADSEGWGSNPKHTDRFVEKENVFTLGTVNFGYEFRPNICSKIGVRNLRVGVNLTDIVRWSNVKIERGTTYLYSNGFEFTLSTTF, from the coding sequence ATGAAAAAAAAGAGAAACACTTGGTATCGCTACGGGAAAATACCATGTAAAAAAAGTTTATGTATCATGAGATTAACATTACTACTTATGATCGGTTTTGTGTTTCAGCTATCAGCAACGGGTGTGGCACAAAGCGTGAAGATCGAAAAACAGCACCAGACCTTGGAAACTGTATTTGAACAAGTCGAATCACAGACCGGTTTGTTGATCATGTTCAGTAATAACGAATTAGATGTGAATCGTAAAATAACTCTTGATGTTCGTAAATATACTTTGAATGAATTATTTCGTAAGGTGTTGGAAGGTACGAACATGGATTTCGACTTGGAACAGAATTACGTGATAATCCGTCCGGCCCGTCCGGTTGCCGTGCGGGACAGTGTGGTAAAAACGAATAAAATAAAAGGTGTCATCGTGGATGCTCACGGGGAACCTCTTCCGGGAGTAACCGTTGTGGCCAAACGGGGAGAAATTCTGGTGACGGGAGCGGCTTCCGACGGGAGCGGTAAGTTCGAGATCGTGGTTCCTGCAGATATACGTGACTTGACGTTTACTTTTGTAGGGTATAAAACGGCCATTGTTCCGGTAGAATTGGATAAGGAAATGACCATACGTATGGAAGAAGAAGTGAGCGAGGTGGATGAGGTTGTTGTGACCGGTTATTTCACGAAATCAAAGTCCAGTTACACGGGAGCCGTGAAGAGCGTGACTGCCGAGCAGTTGAAAACCATCTCCGGTACGAACGTGGTTGCCGCTTTGGCAGCCTTAACGCCCGGTTTGAATCTGGTAGAAAGAAGTGAGTTAGGGTCTAACCCGAATCACGTTCCGGAATTATTATTACGCGGTATGAGTTCTTTCTCTGATGGGACGACCCAAGTGAATCAACCGACGATCGTGCTGGATGGAGTTGAAATCAGTATGCAGGAATTGTACGATTTGGATATTAACGAGATCGAAAATATCACGGTGTTAAAAGATGCATCGGCAACGGCTCTTTACGGGTCTCGTGCTGCCAGTGGAGTTATCGTGGTGGAAAGAAAGAAACTGACGGAAGGCAGTATGCGAGTAGCCTATAATTTTACGGGTAACGTGCAATTCCCTTATTTGAAAGATTATGATATGCTGAATGCGGCCCAGAAATTGGAATACGAGCGTTTAGCAGGCTTGTACACGTCGGAAGTAAAAAAAGATGCTTGGGGAAATATCACGAATGAAGGAGAGCAATATGCGTTAGATAAATTATATAACGAGCGTTATCAAGAAGTGCAGCGGGGAGTAGACACCGATTGGTTGTCACAACCTGCCAGAACGGCTTTTTCTCACGACCACTCTTTGCGTTTGTATGGTGGAGCCTCCAATATTCGTTATGAACTGTCCGGACGTTTCAATAACGTGCAGGGAGTTATGAAAGAGGACTACCGTCGTCGTTATAACTTGGGGTTCAAATTGGAATATCACGTGCAGAACAAGTTGACGATGGCGAATCGTACCACTTATAGCGAGGTGAATTACAAGCAATCACCTTACGGTGCTTTTTCTAAATACGTGGAAATGAATCCTTATGACCGGATTTATGACCAGTACGGGGAATATAATAAAAATCTTTCTTGGAACTTGGACAATCCTTTGTATGAGGCGAGCTTGGGTAATTATGATATTTCAAAGGATAAATCCATCTCGAATACCACGGATTTTCGTTGGGAAATCAACAAAATGTTCCGTTTGTCGGGAAACTTTAATATCACGGTAACAGATTCTAATAACGAGGTGTTTAAATCTCCCGATTCTCAAGATTTTAAAGACGAGACAGAACTTTCTAAAAAAGGTTCTTTGACCCAGAAAAATGGTAGTGGCGTGTCATACGCCGGAACCTTGACAGGGGCATTTAACCTGATGACCGATAATAACAGTTTGTATAGTGTGAATGCGGGTGTGGAAATCCGGAAGGAAACCAGCGAGTCCTCCACCATGACAGGAGTGGGCTTTTATGATGACGCGTTGAATTTCATGGGGCAGGCCGCTGGTTATTCGGATCAAAAACCGACGGGAACACAGGCCGTCAGTACGGAATTGGGATTTTTCGTGAATGGAAACTATATGTATAACAATCGTTATTATGCTGACGTGGTATACCGTGTGACCGGATCGTCGAAATTTGGGGCAAACAACCGTTACGGTAGTTTCTGGTCTGCCGGGTTAGGATGGAACATACATAACGAAAGTTTCATTACTTCAAGTAAGATTGATATTCTGAAAATCCGGGGTAGCTTGGGATACACGGGTAAGGTGAATTTCTCTCCTTTCCAAGCAATGACCATGTATCAATATTCCGGTGATCTGGAATATTTGAACGGTATCGGAGCTATCCCGCAGGGAATCGGTAATAAAGATTTAGGTTGGGAACGGGAACTTTCCTATAACGTGGGAACAGACATCAGTCTTTTTAATCGTCGATTGAATTTCACGTTTGATGTTTACTTGAAAAAGACAACCGACTTGGTATTGGATGCCTCTCGTGCGCCGTCTACCGGAACAACTTCTGCCAAAGAAAATATCGGGGAGATGGAAAACAAGGGACTGGAATTCCAGGTGGATGGTATGCTCGTGCAGAGAAATGATTTTTACTGGCAGGTTGCGGCTACCGGAAGTATGAACCGGAACCGGATCTTGAAAATAAACAGCGCCTTGAAGAAAGCGAATGAAGATGCTAACAAGGTAGATTCGAAGACCCCGCTGGCACAATATGAGGAAGGTGAATCTACCTCGGCATTGAAAGTGGTTAAATCAGCGGGAATTGATCCGGCGACAGGACAGGAAGTATTTATTAAATTGAACGGGGAGAGAACCTTCGAGTACTCCGCGGATGATAAATTCGTGATCGGGGATACTGAACCGAGATTCCGGGGAACCGTTTCAACTAATTTGTTTTACAAGGGATTCAGCTTGTATCTGTTAGGTCGGTATGAATGTGGTGCTTACTTGTATAACACGACTCGTGCCACGAAAGTGGAGGGTGCGGACCCGAAAAAGAATGCAGATAAACGAGTTTTCAGCAGTCGTTGGAAAAATCCGGGCGATATTGCTTTCTACAAGGACATCGCAGATTCTGAAGGATGGGGGTCGAACCCGAAACATACAGACCGTTTCGTGGAAAAAGAAAATGTGTTCACGCTGGGAACCGTGAATTTCGGTTACGAATTCAGACCGAACATTTGTTCCAAGATTGGGGTACGAAATTTACGTGTCGGAGTGAACTTGACGGACATCGTGCGTTGGTCAAACGTGAAAATAGAACGGGGAACCACTTATCTATATAGTAACGGGTTTGAATTCACGCTTAGTACAACATTTTAA
- a CDS encoding FecR domain-containing protein encodes MLPENIVQLALKSRKEGLTVKEREFLDQWLLENVELQEEFHQLVECGSVVQAARLFEDIQIRDAWQNMEQKLSSRPGWRKRHLTIRWSVAATVVIMLTAGWFLFRQSPVRTEPEKLAQITPGSLKAVWVLEGGEKYELSESLGRDITNSGGATIGKDSLNTLVIQGGNSEQRSTVRVPEGGEYRVVLSDGTKVWINSGSELTFPMNFEKGERVVELKGEAYFDVTKSKEWPFIVRTCRSSVKVLGTSFNVCSYEEDSLEQVTLEQGGVEVKHHDETYLLHPGEQFELDTTNEEIEVKPVNVKLYTSWIDGMFRFHNMPLDLLTVKLERWYDVHFVFSNEVCKNYRFTGAIRKDVDFNEFIRLIERTTNVKFIINQKDIIIQEK; translated from the coding sequence ATGTTACCAGAAAATATAGTACAATTAGCTTTGAAATCTCGTAAAGAGGGATTGACTGTAAAAGAACGGGAGTTTTTGGATCAGTGGCTTTTGGAGAACGTGGAATTGCAGGAAGAATTTCACCAGTTGGTAGAGTGTGGTTCCGTGGTACAGGCTGCTCGTTTGTTTGAGGATATTCAGATTAGAGATGCTTGGCAAAATATGGAACAAAAACTTTCTTCCCGACCGGGTTGGAGAAAACGTCATTTGACTATTCGTTGGAGTGTCGCTGCAACGGTAGTGATTATGTTGACTGCGGGATGGTTTTTGTTTAGACAATCACCTGTAAGAACCGAGCCGGAGAAGTTAGCGCAAATAACCCCGGGGAGTTTGAAAGCCGTCTGGGTTTTAGAAGGTGGAGAGAAGTATGAGTTAAGCGAAAGCCTGGGACGTGATATCACGAACAGCGGGGGTGCCACGATTGGTAAGGACTCTTTGAATACCCTGGTAATTCAAGGGGGTAACAGCGAGCAAAGGAGTACCGTGAGGGTCCCGGAAGGGGGAGAATACCGGGTGGTCTTGAGTGATGGAACGAAAGTATGGATTAACTCGGGGAGTGAATTGACATTCCCGATGAACTTTGAAAAAGGAGAACGGGTGGTTGAATTAAAAGGAGAGGCTTATTTCGATGTTACTAAAAGTAAAGAATGGCCTTTTATCGTGCGTACTTGTCGCTCCAGCGTGAAAGTATTGGGAACCTCTTTCAATGTTTGCAGTTATGAAGAAGACTCTCTTGAACAGGTAACCCTGGAACAAGGTGGCGTGGAAGTGAAACATCACGACGAGACCTACCTTTTGCATCCGGGAGAGCAGTTCGAATTAGACACGACAAATGAAGAGATTGAAGTGAAACCTGTAAACGTGAAACTATATACCTCATGGATTGACGGAATGTTCCGTTTCCATAATATGCCGTTGGACTTATTGACGGTGAAATTGGAACGTTGGTATGATGTACATTTTGTTTTCTCGAATGAAGTTTGTAAAAATTATCGTTTCACCGGGGCAATCCGTAAAGACGTGGACTTTAACGAATTTATCCGTCTGATAGAACGGACGACAAATGTGAAATTTATTATAAATCAGAAGGATATAATAATACAAGAAAAATAA